The region TGCGCATCACCGAGCAGCGTCGTGTGATCGCTCAAGTCCTTAGCGACGCATCGGACCATCCTGATGTGGAGGAATTGCACAAGCGCTCTTCCACGATCGATCCCGGCATCTCCATCGCGACAGTCTATCGCACCGTCCGCCTGTTTGAAGAAGCGGGCATATTGGAGCGCCATGATTTCGGTGACGGTCGTGCACGCTATGAAGCGGCGCCCGAAGCGCATCACGACCATCTGATCGACGTTGAAACCGGCAACGTCATCGAATTCGTCGATCCCGAACTGGAGCAGTTGCAGAAGCAGATAGCCGAAAAGCTCGGCTTCCGCCTGGTCGATCACCGCATGGAATTGTACGGCGTATCGCTCGACCGCAAGAACTGAACGCTTGCGGCGGCTTCGCTATTTCTGCCGGTTGGGCGCGCTTGCGGGCTGCCTGATCCTTTGTCTGATCCCGCATCTGCTATGGCGGGCTGCGGGCAAGCGATCCCCCTGGCCACGCCGATTCCTTGGACTGGCTGCGCGAGCGGTGGGCGCGCGCGTGCGGATCGAAGGCCATCCATTTCATGGCGACAGTTTCATCATCGCCAATCATGTCAGCTGGATCGACATTCTGGCGATGGGCGGAGCGACCGGGGCCGCCTTCGTCGCGCATGACGGCATAGCAGGCTGGCCGTTGATCGGGTGGTTGGCGGCGCAGAACAATACGTTGTTCGTGGCCCGCAATCGGCGCGGCGCGCTGTCCAGCCAGATCGCGGCGCTGCGTGCGGCGCTGGCCGGGCATCAGCCGGTCGCCCTGTTCCCGGAAGGGACGACCAGCGACGGATTGGGTCTGCTGCCGTTCAAGCCCTCTCTGCTGGCCGTGCTGCTACCGCCTCCGCGCGCGGTGATGATCCAGCCGGTGCATGTGGATTATGGCGCGGCGACCGTCGAGATCGCCTGGCACAGCAATGAACCGGCCGGTCAAAACGCGAAGCGGCTGTTGGAACGGCCCGGCAGAATCGACGTAACGCTGCGCTTTCTGGAGCCGTTCGATCCGGCGCTCTACCCCGATCGCAAGCAATTGGCGGCGGTTACGAGAGACAAGATCGCGGCGAGCATTGCGATGCACCTGCCGCCTTTCGTTCCGGCTGCTGCCCCTGTATAGCTGGACGGCATGAATCGTAACGACGCCCAAAAGACTCCAGCGACATTCCACGTCAAATCCTTCGGCTGCCAGATGAACGTCTATGATGGCGAGCGCATGGCGGAGATGCTGGGCGAACGCGGCATGACCGCAGCGGCCGCCGGGGCCGAGGCCGATCTGGTCATCCTCAACACCTGCCACATCCGCGAAAAGGCCGTGGACAAGGTCTATTCCGACATCGGCCGCCTCAACCGCGACGATGGCACGCGGCCGATGATCGCCGTCGCCGGTTGCGTCGCGCAGGCGGAAGGAAGCGAGATCAGCCGGCGGGCCAAGACCGTCGATATCGTCGTCGGGCCGCAAGCCTATCACAGGCTGCCCGACCTTATCGAAAAGGCAGGGCGCGGCGAAGAGGCGGTCGATACCGACATGCCGCTGGCGTCTAAATTCTCCGCCCTGCCCGGCCGCACCAAGCAGGCCCGGCCCACCGCTTTCCTGACCATCATGGAAGGGTGCGACAAATTCTGCACCTATTGCGTGGTGCCCTATACCCGTGGCGCGGAGATCAGCCGAAGCTGGAACGCCATCCTGGATGAGGCGAAGGCGCTGGTCGATGGCGGCGTGCGCGAGATCACGCTGCTGGGGCAGAATGTGAACGCCTGGACCGGTGAGGATGACAGGGGGCGCATGCAGGGCATGGACGGCCTGGTGCGCGAACTGGCGAAGATCGCCGACCTCAAGCGCATCCGCTATACCACCAGCCATCCCAACGACATGAGCGACGGCCTGATCGCCGCGCATGGCGACGAGCCAAAGCTGATGCCTTTTCTCCACTTGCCGGTGCAGTCGGGCAACGACCGCATATTGAAGGCGATGAACCGCAGCCATGGCGTCGACAGCTATCTGCGCATCATCGAGCGGGTGCGCGAGGCGCGGCCGGACATCGCGCTGTCGGGCGACTTCATCGTCGGTTTCCCCGGTGAGACTGACGCGGAGTTCGAGGATACGCTGAAGATCGTCGATCAGGTGCGCTATGCGCAATGCTATTCGTTCAAGTACAGCCCGCGGCCGGGCACCCCTGCTGCTGACATGGACGGCCAGATCCCTGCGCAAGTGATGGACGAACGGCTCGCGCGGCTGCAGGCGCTGATCAACCGGCATCAGGTTGACTTCAACGCCGCGACCGTGGGCCGCCGCACGGACATCCTGCTGGAGCGCAAGGGTCGTCATGCAGGACAGCTGATCGGCAAGACGCCCTGGCTACAGTCCGTTCACGTCACCGCGCCGGAACTTTTCATTGGCGATATGGTCGAAGTCGATATCATCAGCGCCGGTCCGAACAGCCTGGCCGGCGAACCTAGCAGGAGGAAAGCCGCTTGAACCTACTCACAGTCGTTCCCGCGCAGGGAACCCATCTCCCGACCTGTCCACCAGGATCGAGCGACAGGAGATGGATATTCGCCTTAGCGGATAGGACTGACGGAAAGGGGAGCTGCTGAAATGTCCAAGAAGCCGAACCAGAACCATCGCAGCGACACTGTGGAGCGCGCGCGCCTGGAAGTGACCTTCGACCGCCCGCACCTGCTGGGCGCGCTGTTCGGGCAATATGACCAGAATCTGGTCGCCATCGAAAACCGGCTGGGCGTCTATATCGCGGCGCGGGGCAACAAGTTGCAGATCGAGGGCGAGGCCGAAGCGGCAGCGCGCGCGCGCGACGTGATGACCGGGCTCTACAACCGCATCGCGGCCGGGCAGGAAATCGACAGCGGCGCGGTGGAGGCGGTGATCGCCAT is a window of Sphingobium sp. MI1205 DNA encoding:
- a CDS encoding Fur family transcriptional regulator gives rise to the protein MNRKIDVEALCHEKGLRITEQRRVIAQVLSDASDHPDVEELHKRSSTIDPGISIATVYRTVRLFEEAGILERHDFGDGRARYEAAPEAHHDHLIDVETGNVIEFVDPELEQLQKQIAEKLGFRLVDHRMELYGVSLDRKN
- a CDS encoding lysophospholipid acyltransferase family protein yields the protein MRRLRYFCRLGALAGCLILCLIPHLLWRAAGKRSPWPRRFLGLAARAVGARVRIEGHPFHGDSFIIANHVSWIDILAMGGATGAAFVAHDGIAGWPLIGWLAAQNNTLFVARNRRGALSSQIAALRAALAGHQPVALFPEGTTSDGLGLLPFKPSLLAVLLPPPRAVMIQPVHVDYGAATVEIAWHSNEPAGQNAKRLLERPGRIDVTLRFLEPFDPALYPDRKQLAAVTRDKIAASIAMHLPPFVPAAAPV
- the miaB gene encoding tRNA (N6-isopentenyl adenosine(37)-C2)-methylthiotransferase MiaB, giving the protein MNRNDAQKTPATFHVKSFGCQMNVYDGERMAEMLGERGMTAAAAGAEADLVILNTCHIREKAVDKVYSDIGRLNRDDGTRPMIAVAGCVAQAEGSEISRRAKTVDIVVGPQAYHRLPDLIEKAGRGEEAVDTDMPLASKFSALPGRTKQARPTAFLTIMEGCDKFCTYCVVPYTRGAEISRSWNAILDEAKALVDGGVREITLLGQNVNAWTGEDDRGRMQGMDGLVRELAKIADLKRIRYTTSHPNDMSDGLIAAHGDEPKLMPFLHLPVQSGNDRILKAMNRSHGVDSYLRIIERVREARPDIALSGDFIVGFPGETDAEFEDTLKIVDQVRYAQCYSFKYSPRPGTPAADMDGQIPAQVMDERLARLQALINRHQVDFNAATVGRRTDILLERKGRHAGQLIGKTPWLQSVHVTAPELFIGDMVEVDIISAGPNSLAGEPSRRKAA